Within Amycolatopsis sp. cg5, the genomic segment AGGAACTGCTCCTTGGGCGCGATGGCCGAGGTGAGCACGTTCTGCATCAGGCCGGCCTTGTTGGTGAAGTGGTAGGTGATGATGCGGGTGCTCGACAGGCCTGCCCGCTCCTTGATCTTGGCGAAGGAGGTCTTGCGGTAGCCGAGCTCGGCGATCGTCGCGATGGTCGCGCTGATGATCTGTGCGCGCCGTGCCTGTTCGGTCACGGAGAGGCCAAGCTCCGGTTGCGTCTCGGGTGTTATCTGCATGAGTAAAAATTAACACGACCGAGTAAGCGAGGCAAGTGGGTAGTAAACTCTCAACGTAAACTTGAGGTCTCCGCGCGTCGCGTTGACCGCCCCCGGTCGGCGGCTTACCGTCAAAGGCGGTAAATCGCCACGATGTGATTCGACACCTGGGGACTGTCGTGGCGTGTTGCCGTACCGAGCGTCCCGATCATGGGGATACTCGGCGTGTTCGCCGGCCGCCTGGTCGGGCGAGGGGAGGCATACTGTGGTCGAGGCTGGACAGCACTCCGCATCGGAGCCGAGCCAGGTCGCCGAGCAGGGTGAGTTGTTCCCGGATGCCTCGTTGCCGGATGAGCTGGTGGGCTACCGCGGCCCGGCCGCGTGCCAGATCGCGGGTATCACCTACCGGCAGCTCGACTATTGGGCGCGCACGAAGCTGGTCGCGCCGAGCATCCGCACGGCTCACGGGTCCGGCTCGCAGCGGCTGTACTCCTTCAAGGACGTTCTCGTCTTAAAGGTGGTCAAGCGGCTGCTGGACACCGGTGTCTCACTGCAGAACATCCGCGTCGCCGTCGAGCACCTGGCCGTGCGCGGGGTCCGCGACCTCGCCAAGGTCACCCTGTTCTCCGACGGGACCACGGTGTACGAGTGCACCTCGCCCGAGGAGATCGTTGATTTACTGCAGGGCGGGCAGGGCGTGTTCGGCATCGCCGTCAGCGGCGCGATGCAGGAGATCAGCGGCACCATCCACGAATTCCCGGCCGAGCGCGCCGACGGCGGCGTGATCGAGACGATGACCCCGGACGAGCTCACCCAGCGACGCAACGCCCGCCGCACGGGATGATCACGCGCAGGGTAGGCTCTCGTTCGTAGTCGCCGACCCCACGCGGGAGAGCCCGGGTCAGAACACTGAGCCCGGCGCCGAAGGAGCAAGTCCTCCCCGGAACCTCTCAGGCACAAAGGACCGCGTGGGTCAGACGCCTCTGGAAAGTGGATTGCCCGGGTATCTCCGGGTAACCCCGCCGACGGTGCAAGCCCGGCTCAACCTCGGGTGAAACTCTCAGGCGTCCTCGAAGGACACGGACAGAGTGGGGAGGGCCAACCGGCCCTTTCCCCGCCGTCCGGAGGTCGTAATGGCCCGCATTTCGTTGTCCGACCTGGAACAGGGAACCCCGTTCGCGGACCGGCACATCGGGCCACGCCCCGAAGAACTCGCCCGCATCCTCGAAGTCGTCGGCGTCGAGTCACTCGACGACCTCGCCGAGCGTGCGGTACCCGCTTCTTTACGTGACCCCGCACCGGAGATGGACCTCCCGGCGCCCGCTTCCGAAGCGCAGGCGCTGGCCGAGCTTCGCGCGCTCGCCGCGTCCAACCGGCCGATGATCCAGATGATCGGGCTCGGCTACCACGACACGATCACCCCGCCGGTCATCCGCCGCAACGTGCTGGAGAGCCCGGCCTGGTACACGGCCTACACGCCGTACCAGCCGGAGATCTCGCAAGGCCGCCTCGAGGCACTGCTCAACTTCCAGACCATGGTCGCCGACCTGACCGGCCTGCCGATCGCGAACGCGTCCATGCTCGACGAGGCGACCGCCGTCGCCGAGGCGATGACGCTGGTCCGGCGCGCGGGCAAGTCGAAGTCGGCGCGGTTCGTGGTCGACGAGGACACGTTGCCGCAGACCATCGAGGTCGTGCGCACCCGCGCCGAGCCGCTCGGCATCGAGATCGTCCTCGCCGACCTGTCGCAGGGGATTCAGGGGCTGGGACTCGGCGGCGACTTCTTCGGGATCCTGCTGTCCTACCCGGGTGCTTCGGGCGCGGTCCGTGACCACGAGCGCGTCATCGAGGAGGCGCACGGCTGCGGCGCGTCGGTCGTCGTCGCGGCCGACCCGCTCGCCCTGACCCTGCTGCGCCCGCCCGGCGAGATCGGCGCGGACGTCGTCATCGGCTCGACGCAGCGGTTCGGCGTGCCGATGGGCTTCGGCGGCCCGCACGCCGCGTACATGGCCGTACGCAAGGGTTTCGAGCGTCAGCTGCCCGGTCGTCTGGTCGGAGTTTCGGTCGACGCCGACGGCGCGCCCGCCTACCGGCTCGCGCTGCAGACGCGCGAGCAGCACATCCGCCGTGAGAAGGCGACGTCGAACATCTGCACCGCGCAGGTGCTGCTCGCGGTGATCGCGTCGATGTACGCGGTGTACCACGGACCCGAGGGCCTGCGGACGATCGCGCTGCGCGCGCACCGCATGGCCACCGTGCTCGCCGGCGGGCTCACCGAGTCCGGAATCGATGTACAGCACGGAGAATTCTTCGACACCGTCACCGCGGTCGTGCCAGGACGGGCTTCGGCGATCGTCGCGACGGCGCGCGAGCTGGGCGTCAACCTGCGGCTCGTCGACGCCGATCACGTTGGCATCGCGTGCGACGAGACGACGA encodes:
- a CDS encoding MerR family transcriptional regulator, whose amino-acid sequence is MVEAGQHSASEPSQVAEQGELFPDASLPDELVGYRGPAACQIAGITYRQLDYWARTKLVAPSIRTAHGSGSQRLYSFKDVLVLKVVKRLLDTGVSLQNIRVAVEHLAVRGVRDLAKVTLFSDGTTVYECTSPEEIVDLLQGGQGVFGIAVSGAMQEISGTIHEFPAERADGGVIETMTPDELTQRRNARRTG